The following are encoded together in the Pseudomonas xantholysinigenes genome:
- the alr gene encoding alanine racemase, producing MRPARALIDLQALRHNYRLARELTGAKALAVVKADAYGHGAVRCALALETEADGFAVACIEEALELRAAGIKAPVLLLEGFFEAGELALIAEHDLWCVVHSPWQLEAIEKNQVHKPLTIWLKMDTGMHRVGVHPKDYHDAYQRLLASGKVSRIVLMSHFARADELDAAATEQQVAVFEAARQGLAAECSLRNSPAVLGWPNIKSDWVRPGILLYGATPFEVPQAEAARLQPVMTLQSRIISVRELPAGEPVGYGAKFVSPRPTRVGVVAMGYADGYPRQAPTGTPVVVAGKRTQLIGRVSMDMLCVDLTEVPEATVGSPVELWGKQVLASDVAMQAGTIPYQIFCNLKRVPLDYIGE from the coding sequence ATGCGTCCCGCCCGTGCCCTGATCGACCTCCAAGCCCTTCGTCACAACTACCGCCTCGCTCGTGAGCTGACCGGCGCCAAGGCCTTGGCCGTGGTCAAGGCCGATGCCTACGGCCATGGCGCGGTGCGCTGCGCCCTGGCCCTGGAAACCGAGGCCGACGGCTTTGCCGTGGCCTGCATCGAGGAAGCGCTGGAACTGCGCGCGGCGGGCATCAAGGCCCCCGTATTGCTGCTCGAAGGGTTCTTCGAGGCTGGCGAGCTGGCGCTGATTGCCGAGCATGACCTGTGGTGCGTGGTGCATTCGCCATGGCAGCTCGAAGCGATCGAGAAAAACCAGGTGCACAAGCCGCTGACCATCTGGCTGAAGATGGACACCGGCATGCACCGGGTCGGCGTGCACCCCAAGGACTACCACGACGCCTACCAGCGCCTGTTGGCCAGCGGCAAGGTGTCACGCATCGTGCTGATGAGCCACTTCGCCCGAGCCGACGAGCTGGACGCGGCTGCCACCGAACAGCAGGTCGCGGTGTTCGAGGCCGCCCGCCAGGGCCTGGCCGCCGAGTGCAGCCTGCGCAACTCGCCGGCGGTACTTGGCTGGCCGAACATCAAGAGCGACTGGGTCCGCCCGGGCATCCTGCTCTACGGCGCCACGCCCTTCGAAGTGCCGCAGGCCGAGGCTGCCCGCCTGCAGCCGGTGATGACCCTGCAATCGCGGATCATCAGCGTGCGCGAGCTGCCCGCTGGCGAACCGGTGGGCTACGGCGCCAAGTTCGTCAGCCCGCGGCCGACCCGGGTCGGCGTGGTTGCCATGGGTTACGCCGATGGCTACCCGCGCCAGGCGCCGACCGGCACCCCGGTGGTGGTGGCCGGCAAGCGCACTCAATTGATCGGCCGGGTATCGATGGACATGCTCTGCGTCGACCTCACCGAGGTGCCCGAGGCCACCGTCGGCAGCCCGGTCGAGTTGTGGGGCAAGCAGGTGCTGGCCAGCGATGTGGCGATGCAGGCCGGGACCATTCCGTACCAGATCTTCTGCAATCTCAAGCGCGTGCCACTGGACTATATCGGCGAATAA
- a CDS encoding cupin domain-containing protein, protein MDVGERLQAIRKLKGLSQRELAKRAGVTNSTISMIEKNSVSPSISSLRKVLSGIPMSMVEFFSVELAPESPTQIVYKAHELIDISDGAVTMKLVGKSHPNRAIAFLTEVYPPGADTGAEMLTHDGEETGILLEGRLELVVGTEIFILEAGDSYYFESTRPHRFRNPFEEPARLISAATPSNF, encoded by the coding sequence TTGGACGTCGGTGAACGACTGCAAGCCATCCGCAAGCTCAAGGGCCTGTCCCAGCGCGAACTCGCCAAGCGCGCGGGGGTGACCAACAGCACCATCTCGATGATCGAGAAGAACAGCGTGAGCCCCTCCATCAGCTCCCTGCGCAAGGTGCTCAGCGGTATCCCCATGTCGATGGTCGAGTTCTTCTCGGTCGAGCTGGCGCCGGAAAGCCCGACCCAGATCGTCTACAAGGCCCATGAGCTGATCGACATCTCCGATGGCGCGGTGACCATGAAGTTGGTCGGCAAGTCGCACCCCAATCGCGCCATTGCGTTCCTGACCGAAGTCTACCCGCCGGGTGCCGATACCGGCGCCGAAATGCTCACCCACGACGGCGAAGAGACCGGCATCCTCCTCGAAGGCCGCCTGGAGCTGGTGGTCGGCACCGAGATCTTCATCCTCGAGGCCGGCGACAGTTACTACTTCGAAAGCACCCGTCCGCACCGCTTCCGCAATCCGTTCGAGGAACCGGCCCGGCTGATCAGCGCCGCCACCCCGTCGAACTTTTGA
- a CDS encoding RHS repeat-associated core domain-containing protein has product MMVDKRVSTLLAVAQQRSALTRISPCCLPQNFAFPPYGYRPELTIVLGFNGERLEPITGHYLLGNGYRAFNPTLMRFSSPDSLSQFSRGGLNAYAYCLGDPVNHRDPSGHTKERNFFSAFERFFRQAPDVMDASRAGQNSLPLKLISLHGSDKANEHSLKNRVSLAFSERQANGPGFYTTPDFEKALHYARNSSDGGYVYGVFMRQPEILVPEVHYKQYSSGVLVFLEPALEFLVVRKEIVGPMHFNAKYVEFAKYSGLKFSRDLSHPLSTYTGPWQAWYIIDHSTGMRSEPATNPNGPLSNP; this is encoded by the coding sequence ATGATGGTCGACAAAAGAGTTAGTACATTATTAGCCGTGGCTCAGCAGCGTTCGGCGCTCACTAGAATCAGCCCCTGCTGTTTACCCCAGAACTTCGCCTTCCCACCTTACGGCTATCGCCCTGAGCTGACAATTGTCCTTGGTTTTAATGGCGAGCGACTAGAGCCGATAACCGGTCATTATCTTTTGGGTAATGGCTATCGAGCATTTAATCCAACGCTGATGCGCTTCAGTAGCCCAGACTCCCTGAGCCAATTTTCACGGGGTGGCTTGAATGCGTATGCATACTGCCTGGGGGATCCTGTAAACCATCGCGACCCAAGTGGTCACACCAAGGAGCGTAACTTTTTTAGCGCTTTCGAAAGATTTTTTCGGCAGGCACCGGATGTAATGGATGCTTCTCGTGCAGGTCAGAATTCGTTGCCGCTGAAGTTGATTTCTCTACATGGAAGCGATAAGGCAAATGAGCACTCATTGAAAAATCGGGTGTCGTTGGCGTTTTCGGAAAGGCAAGCTAATGGGCCTGGTTTCTATACTACGCCAGACTTTGAAAAGGCCTTGCACTACGCTAGAAATTCCAGTGACGGAGGGTATGTCTACGGAGTGTTTATGCGGCAGCCTGAAATTCTTGTGCCTGAAGTGCATTATAAACAGTACTCTTCAGGTGTGCTGGTGTTCCTTGAGCCTGCATTAGAGTTTCTTGTCGTGCGGAAAGAAATCGTGGGGCCCATGCATTTCAACGCTAAGTATGTAGAGTTTGCAAAATATTCAGGTCTCAAGTTTTCAAGGGATCTGAGCCATCCCTTGAGTACTTACACCGGTCCCTGGCAGGCGTGGTATATAATTGATCACTCGACCGGAATGAGGTCGGAGCCTGCAACCAACCCGAATGGACCACTGTCCAACCCCTGA
- a CDS encoding xanthine phosphoribosyltransferase: MEALQQKIREEGIVLSDQVLKVDAFLNHQIDPALMQLIGDEFARLFADSGVTKIVTIEASGIAPAVMTGLKLGVPVIFARKHQSLTLTENLLTASVYSFTKQTENTVAISPRHLNSSDRVLVIDDFLANGKASQALISIIKQAGATVAGLGIVIEKSFQGGRAELDSQGYRVESLARVKSLEGGVVTFIE, encoded by the coding sequence GTGGAAGCACTGCAGCAGAAGATTCGCGAAGAAGGCATCGTGCTTTCCGACCAGGTACTCAAAGTCGATGCGTTTCTCAACCACCAGATCGACCCGGCGCTGATGCAGCTGATCGGTGACGAGTTCGCCCGCCTGTTCGCCGATTCTGGCGTGACCAAGATCGTCACCATCGAAGCCTCGGGCATCGCCCCGGCGGTGATGACCGGCCTGAAGCTCGGCGTGCCGGTGATCTTCGCCCGCAAGCACCAGTCGCTGACCCTGACCGAAAACCTGCTGACGGCCTCGGTGTACTCCTTCACCAAGCAGACCGAGAACACCGTGGCCATTTCCCCGCGCCACCTCAACAGCAGCGACCGCGTGCTGGTGATCGACGACTTCCTGGCCAATGGCAAAGCGTCGCAGGCGCTGATCTCGATCATCAAGCAAGCCGGTGCGACCGTGGCCGGCCTGGGTATCGTCATCGAGAAGTCGTTCCAGGGCGGCCGTGCCGAGCTGGACAGCCAAGGCTATCGCGTCGAATCGCTGGCCCGGGTCAAGTCGCTGGAAGGTGGCGTGGTGACCTTCATCGAGTAA
- a CDS encoding c-type cytochrome — protein sequence MLAVPAAVFALWAMSATAATNDDIAKRLEPVGQVCVQGQECKGMEVAATAGGGGAKTPDEIIAKHCNACHGTGLLNAPKIGDTAAWKERADHQGGLDGILAKAITGINAMPPKGTCADCSDDDLKGAIKKMSGL from the coding sequence ATGCTGGCCGTACCAGCAGCTGTATTCGCCCTTTGGGCAATGAGCGCAACCGCTGCAACCAACGACGACATCGCCAAGCGGCTCGAGCCGGTCGGCCAGGTGTGCGTCCAGGGCCAGGAATGCAAGGGCATGGAAGTGGCCGCCACTGCTGGCGGCGGCGGCGCCAAGACACCGGACGAAATCATCGCCAAGCATTGCAACGCTTGCCATGGCACTGGCCTGCTGAACGCACCGAAGATCGGTGACACCGCGGCGTGGAAAGAACGCGCCGATCATCAGGGCGGCCTCGATGGCATCCTGGCCAAGGCCATCACCGGTATCAACGCCATGCCGCCGAAGGGCACCTGCGCCGATTGCTCGGATGACGACCTGAAGGGTGCGATCAAGAAGATGTCCGGGCTGTGA
- a CDS encoding acetyl-CoA hydrolase/transferase family protein has protein sequence MYLCSIDQAVEQTLSRLPAHIHMGLPLGLGKPNAFVNALYARVSELPERRLTIYTALSLGRPSLGDGLQRRFIEPFIERVFADYEELTYLADLRADRLPPNIRVEQFFMQPGSLLHSDAAQQDYVSSNYSHAARDINAKGLNLIAQLVAATSERPDHLSLACNPDITLDLLPMIARRRAAGETILVLGQVHEQLPYMPGDAELSLEQFDLLIDQPERRRLFSTPNMPVSTQDHCIGLHASALVRDGGTLQIGIGAMGDAITAALLARQGDNEGYRALLDELDIDPWRALIEREGGLDTFAQGLYGCSEMFVNGLLVLAEAGVIRRPADEQGVLIHGGFFLGPRAFYQRLREMPLEQRARFAMSAISFINELYGQEERKRRQRRDARFVNTVFGMTLLGAGVADQLEDGRVLSGVGGQYNFVAQGHALEGGRSILLLRSWRETGGEVTSNLYWTYGHCTIPRHLRDIVITEYGIADLRGQTDSEVIARLLAISDSRFQRELMEQAKGAGKLAKDFELDARFMDNTPERLETVRARHARLFPEYPLGADFTAEERDLLRALNWLKSKFKLSEVLELGKAALDAPGPEGYAAQLARMRLDDPQGLKEELYQRLLLAALQATR, from the coding sequence ATGTACCTCTGCTCCATTGATCAGGCTGTCGAGCAGACCCTGTCACGGCTCCCTGCCCATATCCATATGGGCCTTCCCCTGGGCTTGGGCAAGCCCAATGCCTTCGTCAATGCCTTGTATGCCCGGGTGAGTGAGCTGCCTGAGCGTCGGTTGACCATCTACACTGCCCTGTCGTTGGGCCGTCCATCTCTGGGCGATGGCTTGCAACGGCGCTTTATCGAACCCTTCATCGAGCGTGTGTTCGCCGACTACGAAGAACTCACCTACCTGGCCGACCTGCGTGCCGACCGGCTCCCGCCCAACATCCGCGTCGAGCAGTTCTTCATGCAACCCGGCAGCCTGCTACACAGCGACGCGGCGCAGCAGGACTATGTCAGCAGCAACTACAGCCACGCGGCCCGCGACATCAATGCCAAGGGCCTGAACCTGATCGCGCAATTGGTGGCGGCCACTTCCGAGCGGCCCGACCACTTGAGCCTGGCCTGCAACCCCGACATCACCCTCGACCTGCTGCCGATGATCGCTCGACGCCGTGCCGCGGGTGAAACCATCCTGGTGCTCGGCCAGGTCCACGAACAATTGCCCTACATGCCCGGGGACGCTGAGCTAAGTCTGGAGCAGTTCGATCTGCTGATCGACCAGCCCGAACGCCGTCGGCTGTTCTCCACGCCGAACATGCCGGTGAGCACCCAGGACCATTGCATCGGCCTGCATGCCAGCGCCCTGGTACGCGACGGTGGCACTTTGCAGATCGGCATCGGTGCCATGGGTGATGCGATAACGGCGGCGCTGCTGGCGCGCCAGGGCGACAACGAAGGCTATCGTGCGCTGCTCGATGAACTGGATATCGACCCATGGCGGGCGCTGATCGAGCGGGAAGGGGGGCTGGATACCTTCGCCCAGGGGCTGTACGGCTGCAGCGAGATGTTCGTCAACGGCCTGCTGGTGCTGGCCGAGGCCGGGGTGATACGTCGCCCTGCCGACGAGCAGGGCGTGCTGATCCATGGTGGGTTCTTTCTCGGGCCACGGGCGTTCTACCAGCGTCTGCGAGAGATGCCGTTGGAACAACGCGCACGGTTCGCCATGAGCGCCATCAGCTTCATCAACGAGCTTTACGGCCAGGAGGAGCGCAAGCGTCGTCAGCGTCGGGATGCGCGCTTCGTCAACACGGTGTTCGGCATGACCTTGCTAGGTGCTGGGGTTGCCGACCAGCTCGAGGATGGTCGGGTGCTCAGCGGTGTGGGCGGGCAATACAATTTCGTCGCCCAGGGGCATGCGCTGGAGGGTGGTCGCTCGATCCTGTTGCTGCGCAGCTGGCGCGAGACCGGTGGCGAAGTGACCTCGAATCTTTACTGGACCTACGGCCACTGCACCATCCCCCGACACCTGCGGGACATCGTGATCACCGAGTACGGCATCGCCGACTTGCGCGGGCAGACCGACAGCGAGGTGATTGCGCGGTTGCTGGCGATCAGTGATTCACGTTTTCAGCGCGAGCTGATGGAGCAGGCCAAGGGCGCGGGCAAGTTGGCCAAGGACTTCGAGCTGGATGCGCGGTTCATGGATAACACGCCTGAGCGGCTCGAGACTGTTCGGGCTCGGCATGCACGGTTGTTCCCGGAGTATCCACTGGGGGCTGATTTCACGGCAGAAGAGCGGGATTTGTTGCGGGCGCTGAACTGGCTCAAGAGCAAGTTCAAGCTGAGCGAGGTCTTGGAGCTGGGCAAGGCGGCACTGGATGCGCCGGGGCCCGAGGGGTATGCGGCACAGTTGGCGCGGATGCGGCTGGATGACCCGCAGGGTTTGAAGGAGGAGTTGTATCAGCGGTTGCTGCTGGCGGCGCTTCAGGCGACGCGATGA